The following is a genomic window from Anopheles aquasalis chromosome 3, idAnoAquaMG_Q_19, whole genome shotgun sequence.
ACTGTCCTTTACCACCGCCGGGTTCGGCAGCACAAATCTGCATCGGATAGATGTGGCTACTGTGGATTTGATTACACTTGTCGTTCGGCACAAGGTAGTAGTCAACCTCCTGTAGCGTTGTCTGTACGGGTCCCTCTGTAGCGTTACGACCCCAACCAATCAGCGTTACAACAACGTTCTCAGCGGCATTGTTTGGCCCAAAGTCCACCTCCATGAAACGATTCGGTATCCGAACCGGTTGCACGGTTTCACTAAACACCAACGGTTTGCGCAATTTAAGTAGCGCAATGTCGTCGATATAACTATCACTAGGATTATAGCCCGGGTGGATGACAACGTCCTCGATTGCATACACCGACTCATCAACTGGCCGCGAAATGTCCGAACGACCTACCTGCACCGTCTGGGCCAGTGGTGTCGTCCAATCGACGCAATGGGCAGCCGTCAAGATCCAGAGTTCGTTCAAAATGCTTCCTCCACaggagtggccaccggtggagcCACGCAGTGACACAACGAACGGATAGTCTTCGATGGCAGCATCCGTTCCATTCACTATCCTAGCATTGTCGATCGGTCCTCCTAAAGAgatttttttatgcaaaagaaaacaattagTAGCTAGTAAACTTCGTGGAGCTAGTGCGTCACGAACCTTGCACCACTCCTGACGCGACCAGAAGCACTCCTAGTAGAAGAAACATTTAGCAGCTCTACTGCCACCCAACTACTTGAGAATACTGTTGAACAGACGCCACGATAATCCATCCTTTATACGCGATAGCTGCCAAATCGCATGATAAGCCATTTGTGCGAAGCTCATACCCCTACTGATACGGGTTGCATGAAATCTCAcctattatttattattacgATGAAACTTTGCACAAAATGACTGATTAAGGTGTGGGTACATTCTTGTAACAAACACAAATAAGTAACTGCGTCACTCGATTGTTCGCTTTCATGCGCTCCGATTAAATTTAGTACTGTGGGATATTTTATGCACAGTACATtgtgttttataaatttttattGGTTATTGTATTAAAAAACGCAAACTAAAATTCTGGGTACAAAACACCCATGTCACTCAAACTACTAATTAATTAcaacatgaaaaatgttgtgaAGTCTTCTTCTTACTTTCATGAAAAGATATTACCCTTTGTTAATTTACTTTCCCCTCGATTTAACTTAATTATAGTACAATTAGCTCGTTAGTAGCTAGTATCAGTAGCTTAATTtcgttaatttaaattttagaACATAAGACGCCAAAACACATTCAAAGCTCAAACCTTACTCAGGAAAGCTTTTACGTTCCGCTGATTGTCTCGACTAAGTTACGCGATCCCACCGGTATAGCATACTTGTATACTAAAAGCTTGTATGCTGAAGCTACCTAGGTAACTAATACTGTTACCTCGGTACTAATATTACAGTTACAAAGGTAATTCTAATCGTACAATCTTGTCGAACGTTGCGAAATTGTTCGAATAGTATAAATCCTACAATCGAATTGTTAAATGTAATTGAGCGATAGTACtgggatgctttttttttttaataattagcATCGCCACCATTCtcaaaaaaatagaaaaagaataaTTCTAATGCGATACGATATTTTCTATTGATGTGccataatttatttaaattatatgAATACAATGTAGTTATATTGAAGAGGTTGTGTGAAAAACTAGTTTCTACAATTTACATGTGCAGTTTTATAACAAAAGTAGTTTGTTTCGCACCAATGGCAGTTATTGGAAGTAGCGCTTATAAGCCTTTAAGGCCACTCTGCTACAGCTGTTTAAACAATGTGTTAGCCACTGTGTAGCATGCAGATGACCGTCGATTATGGTCAGATCACAGTAAATCTATCAACAGTCAACAGCTAACGAGAGTAACTGCTTCAACATATTCATCACATTACAGCTCAGATACTAGTAAAATGTGTATTCTGTTTTTGGTCTTCATATTGACCTGTACCGTTCCCGATACTAAGTGTTTGAAGAAATCAACCACCAGTAAAATCGATCCGGATGATGAGCTGGTAACTTCTTGACAGTGTGCAGAAATTGTGCGAATAGAATGATTTAATGTGTGCTTCAATTCCAGTATCCAATCTACGAGTGTGATAAGCGAACGCGCGACTGGACAACACGTTGTTTGGTTGAAATGACAAACGCCCAGCTTTCCGTAGATCTCTGTGGTACCGGTGAGGTATGTGACGAAAACAAGTGATTCTTCCTTCTCAACTCACTGAACGCCATATCTTCGCAATAGAAACCTGATCCATCCTACGTGCAACGATGTGTACGGCAGTTGAAAGCCATTGGAAAATCTTGCCCACAACCGGCCCCTGTTGCTGATATGGCGAATGATATGATGAATCATaacccaccgccaccgcctccactTTCACCAAATGCTCCAAAGCAACGCACGGctaaaaaagaacaacagaaGAAACTGAACAAGCCGTATGAGAAAGATGTTTTATCACTATGAGGTCAGCATCAGTGAATCGAATGAGAACATTAAAGATTTCTAGGCAAGTTTGAACCTATCAAAAATAGCCACTCTTTTGTTCAGAATGATATAATAAAGTTTATTGAAATCTTAACCAACAAATAACAAATGATAGGCAAAAGATTATAGGATCCATAGCATCGAATAGTCGAATAGTAGCACGCATTAACCGTAAAGTACCTGATCAATTCTAATTAACGCATTAGTCAATCTCATGTAGCATCATCAATCGCCCAATATGTTCGGCAGACGCTTCATCGAACACTCCAATCCATTACCGTATTCACTTCGGCGTATAAACTGCCGAGTGGCCTCGGCGCACATAAAGTATGTCCAACGGAGTGACGGAAATAGCCCAACAGCCGGCAGCTTGAGTTCCTCCTTGAACCCTCGTTGTCTTGGACGAAACGAACGCCAAGACGGATGGAATGTGAACGCCAAGCGGAAGCTGGAAGCAAATCAGAGTGACTCTTCTTTCGGTTGTGCCGCAGGACGCAATGGTAGGACTGTGATTTAGTGGATGTTGCGTAGGGAGCGCGGCATGACTCTCACTCAAGTGACGATCCTGCGTGAGTTGGTGCGGGGTGAACACATAAAAATCCCGTCCGCAGCGAGGCtacttccttcttctttttttacagGCATTTCATGGAATTCGGTTTCAAGAGGCACTCTGCCGGAAGCGCAGTCCTTTCTTCACGACATTCTTcggtttccggtgccggtgccaaaTTTTATGGTCAACCGGAAACCCCGAAACCATGCTGTTGGCCAATGTGGTACAGTGCCAGTGTTGGTCAGGTAGGTAGAATGGGAGGGTGCTAGTCACAGACACGTTTCAAGTACGCACTTTTCTGCGGCACGCCGGCACGTTTACCGATGTTCGTGGATGGTCACAGTGATGGACAGGATTGTGCAGACAGAAGGCTACTCGTGGACTAATGATGTGCCACAAATTTCTTGCATTTTATTAACTTTAATCTATCAACTTTGAGCAAATGGCTGCGAATGAAGAGTAAAATTAAAAGTTTCTTTTCAgtttattccattccatcttgAAACGTACTGTTATATATTGGCATAAGCCTCAGTCGTACGAAATATTGACAATCGATAGCCAGACAGGGTTTTCAGTCTGAAAAAGGAGGGGAAACAGGACGCGAGGAGCCACAAGCCGGGGCagctttttttcgcttccagcCCCATTCCTCCGATATTCACTCATTTATTCATCctgtcaccggtggtgcgTGACTACGCACTTCACGAGcctcgaaaggaaaaacccgGCCCGAATCCTCCTCTCAgatcgcgcacgcacgctcacGCATGCATCTTGTTGGTCTTCAAAACGTGACATTTCACGAgcgaaaagaacgaaacaatCGTTAGCGCGTGTGTGAAGATGGAAGCGAGTGCCAGTTGGGGGTCATAAATTCTGGCGCCGGGTAATGCAGCCAAGAGGATTCGTGGCTAAGTCGTGATTCGTGACTGACTTTGCCAATGTTGTGCCTGGTGGCGCTGTGATTTTAACAAACTATTGTTTCTTCCACTGCAGTGACGGATGCTCATCGCTTTCCATTTCGGTGCAGTgtacctctctttctctctgataTTCCTTCTCTTCGCAACATCCGCTCCAAGAGCCGGTCTTTCCGGGGTTGAAGCAGAACTGCAAATGCTAAGCAGGATGTTCCTGTCGCACTGTCTACGGATCGCCTTTCTATATCATTCATTTTCGTCTGGTAGGTTATTTGACGAAGGATTTGACTTTGAACCTTAGGGCGcttgtccagtccagtccagtctgTACCACTGCCTTCTCAAACGAATCCGTGAATGGTACTTTGCTGAAGAGGCGGATGGTAGTGTTTCCGGATAAAAATTTTCCCGCCATCCGGTTTCAGCGAACTGTGTCTTACGAGCTCCAAGCAGTGGTATTAATTTGATTGACATCTAATGAAGAGCCTTTTACACGAGTGTGAAAGTCGGAGTGGTTTCCATGATCCGTGGGTGACTACAATTTGTATTGCTTCCACTAAACAGAATCTTAATTTTCAGTCTAAATTTTGGTTATAAAGTGTAGCTTTTAGTTAAGCTATCGCAGTGACTTTTCAAGCTTACTGAGCGTAAGAGTCCAAACATGCAATTTTAACACCGTACCAGATGAAATTAAGTATAATGGTTCGTGTATCGTTCGAAAACGATTGCcattaaattttaataaattttctaTAAGCTCTTTTAATTAGCTGTAACATTATTTGACTCTCTTTTAACTATTATAGCGACATTAATGATTTCTGAAGTACATTTTGATGGGTCCAAAAACCCAGCATTCAaatgttgattaatttttatttcataattttttcCCGGCGGTTATCGAAGATTTACCAAAGAAGAAAGTTAATAAAAATGCTAATTATTCAAAAGAAATTCGAAAGTAACATTTGATTATCCTAGTGATTGTTTCAAAAgcttaaaattattttttgtaAAGAGAAAAATTGACTGAGTCGCCAGACTGGTACTCCAACTAACCAAACGTAAACATTTGCTCGATTGTGTAACTTGAAACCCCTTGGTATATTTCCCCTatgcttcgtttgtttttttcctggcacaaaaaacaaataattagCAAAGGTTGAAGTGCAAAAACGAAACCGGACACATGTTAAATACCTACTCCAAATCGTTCCAGCTGGTACAATTCAGTCACCGTGACCACTCTCCTGCCATTGGCTAACTACTACAACAATCGCCAGAAGGGCATTCTCCCCACGGCATGTCTGGGGAATGGTAATTTTGGACTGTGCTAACTTGTGAACTTGTGTTTGACCAAAAACGGCTGGCAGTTGACCTTACCACCCTGCGCTTGTGCTGTGCGGTGTTAATGATGAATGAGCGGAACGGTATTATGGTGATCGATTTTGCAGCGACCGGCGGTGaagcatcgtcatcggtgttCGATGATGAAAGCTGATACCTCGAGCCTAGCCTCGATGCCTAGCTGTTGAAGGGAACTAATGACTTCCCCGTACAGGAGGACCTGTTTGCATAGGATACCCTCCTGTAGTTGCCCGGGTCCCTGTAAGCGTAAACAACATCAGTTTCCCCTAAATGAAAAGCCCGGTTTCTTCGGGTGATTAGACAACCGCTTTTGTGACATCCGCTGGCCATCATATGAGAGTTGTAGAAGCGTTTCCAACCGACAGATGATTAGGGTCGAGCCGTAGGTTAATTGTTCTATTTGCAGCAATGGTATTGATTTGATAAGTAAAGAATTTAATCAAATAATTATGAGTAATACCAGCGTCGACTTGTTTAATTCTATCCAAAAGGATGCCAAAGGACACCAATAGACGAAAGTCGAGTAAGGAAATGTTAGTCATCCAGTTATTGAATCCACGAGTTATGGCTTGACAATGCAGTTAAGATCGTTGCTGCATAAccttaaaacaaaaccaacaaaaccttAGCCTGACCGGACGGAAATTGCATCGGTCgcactcggttcggttcctggCATTCGCCAACGCAATTCCGGCTTGGACCGGCGGACCGGCGGACTGGCGGTGGTATGGTATATCGGTCTTGTTTGCCTTTATGGATTGACCACCGTCCATAGCCAACCAATAGCACGATTCAAATCTTGGCCAACGGTTGCAGTGGTTTTGTTCTGCATTGGCAAGCAAATGTCATTCATAAAACGGTAACccgctggccggtggtgtcCTGGCAGCGGTCAGGTCACTTCGATGGGATGTGTGAGAGATGTGTTCTGCATcctatcgatcgatgaagCGGGCTCGTTCGTGCACGCGTTCTCCGTCCAGCTACGCACCACCTGGTGACCACACCCGAACAACATGGCGACCTACAAAACGGCGAAGCGAATCGATCCAACTCTCCGATCCACTCGACTCCACGGACCCCGACAGTCGTGACCGGAAGAGGAAACGTGCGGACAGAGCGTTCACAATCCCGG
Proteins encoded in this region:
- the LOC126574155 gene encoding chymotrypsin-1-like, translating into MFLLLGVLLVASGVVQGGPIDNARIVNGTDAAIEDYPFVVSLRGSTGGHSCGGSILNELWILTAAHCVDWTTPLAQTVQVGRSDISRPVDESVYAIEDVVIHPGYNPSDSYIDDIALLKLRKPLVFSETVQPVRIPNRFMEVDFGPNNAAENVVVTLIGWGRNATEGPVQTTLQEVDYYLVPNDKCNQIHSSHIYPMQICAAEPGGGKGQCSGDSGGPLLWNGVQVGIVSWSVKPCTIAPYPGVLTKVSYYVDFINTHAKKYLQA
- the LOC126574156 gene encoding uncharacterized protein LOC126574156, with the protein product MCILFLVFILTCTVPDTKCLKKSTTSKIDPDDELYPIYECDKRTRDWTTRCLVEMTNAQLSVDLCGTGEKPDPSYVQRCVRQLKAIGKSCPQPAPVADMANDMMNHNPPPPPPLSPNAPKQRTAKKEQQKKLNKPYEKDVLSL